A DNA window from Leopardus geoffroyi isolate Oge1 chromosome A1, O.geoffroyi_Oge1_pat1.0, whole genome shotgun sequence contains the following coding sequences:
- the LOC123611378 gene encoding 40S ribosomal protein S27-like: protein MSLSEGLPHLSPEEEKRKHRKKCLVHSPNSYSMDGKCPGCYKITTIFSQAQTLVLCVGCSIFLGQPTGGKARLTEGCSFRRKQH from the coding sequence ATGTCCCTCTCAGAGGGCCTCCCTCACCTATCtccagaagaggagaagaggaaacacaGGAAGAAGTGCCTGGTGCACAGCCCCAACTCTTACTCCATGGACGGGAAGTGCCCAGGATGCTACAAAATCACCACCATCTTTAGCCAGGCACAAACACTAGTTTTGTGTGTTGGCTGCTCCATTTTCCTTGGCCAGCCTACAGGAGGAAAAGCAAGGCTCACAGAAGGATGCTCCTTCAGACGGAAGCAGCACTAA